Proteins from a single region of Serinus canaria isolate serCan28SL12 chromosome 28, serCan2020, whole genome shotgun sequence:
- the PLEKHJ1 gene encoding pleckstrin homology domain-containing family J member 1, whose amino-acid sequence MGRGGPAMRYNERELLSLARQPAEKAAEIRMSVPKKGNVLKKRLVKLVVNFLFYFRTDEAEPIGALLLEHCKITKEEENVFSISFIEEPERKYCFECATEEQCQEWVEALRRASYEFLRRSLIFYRNEIQKMTGKDPLEQYGISEEARFQLGAHRQ is encoded by the exons ATGGGCCGGGGCGGGCCCGCCATGCGCTACAACGAGcgggagctgctgtccctggcccGCCAGCCCGCCGAGAAAGCGGCCGAGATCCGCATGAGCGTCCCCAAGAAGGGCAACG tgctgaagaAGCGCCTGGTGAAGCTCGTGGTGAATTTTCTCTTCTACTTCCGCACTGATGAGGCCGAG CCCAttggagctctgctgctggagcactgcAAGATCACCAAAGAGGAGGAGAACGTCTTCTCCATCA GTTTCATCGAGGAGCCAGAGCGAAAATACTGCTTCGAGTGTGCCACggaggagcagtgccaggagtgGGTCGAGGCACTCAGGAGAGCCAG CTACGAGTTCCTGAGGAGGAGCCTGATTTTCTACAGGAACGAGATCCAGAAGATGACAGGGAAG GACCCCCTGGAGCAGTATGGAATCTCTGAGGAAGCTCGtttccagctgggagcacacaggCAGTAA